Proteins encoded in a region of the Misgurnus anguillicaudatus chromosome 9, ASM2758022v2, whole genome shotgun sequence genome:
- the gnrh2 gene encoding progonadoliberin-2, with amino-acid sequence MLNIYRLLVVMGMLLCLSAQLACSQHWSHGWYPGGKREIDAYDTSEVSAEIKLCEEGKCNFVRPSGRNIWRTILMDALLRDFQKRK; translated from the exons ATGTTGAACATCTACAGGCTGCTTGTGGTGATGGGGATGCTGTTGTGTCTAAGTGCTCAGCTTGCCTGCTCCCAGCACTGGTCTCACGGCTGGTACCCTggaggaaagagagagatagatgCCTACGACACCTCAGAG GTTTCAGCCGAAATTAAACTCTGCGAAGAAGGAAAATGCAACTTTGTGAGACCTAGCGGAAGAAACATTTGGAGGACAATATTG ATGGATGCCCTCCTCAGGGATTTCCAAAAGAGAAAGTGA